The DNA sequence CGTTTCCCACGCGGATACGACGAGCAGCCCGACGGTGCCCTGTCCCCACAGTTTGTCATCGAGACACTGTCCAAGGAAGCCGGACCGGACGCGATCTACTGCGCCGGTGTGGGCCAGCACCAGATGTGGGCCGCACAGTTCGTGGACTTTGAGAAGCCACGCACCTGGCTCAACTCCGGTGGTCTGGGCACCATGGGTTATGCCGTTCCGGCAGCCCTCGGCGCCAAGGCCGGAGCTCCTGAAAAGGAGGTCTGGGCGATTGACGGTGACGGTTGTTTCCAGATGACCAACCAGGAACTGACCACCTCCGCGGTGGAGGGCTTCCCCATCAAGGTCGCCCTGATCAACAACGGCAACCTGGGCATGGTGCGTCAGTGGCAGACCCTCTTCTACGAAGGCCGCTACTCTAACACCAAGCTGCGCGAGCAGGGCTCCTATGTGCCTGACTTCGTCAAGCTGTCCGAAGGACTCGGCTGTGTGGCCATCCGCGTCACCAAGGCTGAAGAGGTACTCCCGGCGATCCAGAAGGCACGCGAGATCAACGACCGCCCCGTGGTCATTGACTTCATCGTGGGCGAGGACGCCCAGGTGTGGCCGATGGTGTCCGCAGGTTCCTCGAACACGGATATTCAGTACGCCATCGGCCTGCGCCCGCTCTTCGACGATGAAGAGTCCGCAGCCGAGGATCCAGCAGACATCGACGCAGTAACCGAACGATAAGGAGAGATGACGATGGCCACCACCGATATCACCCGCCACACCCTGTCCGTTCTGGTCCAGGACGTCGACGGTATCATTTCACGTGTCTCGGGTATGTTCACCCGACGCGCATTCAGTCTTGTCTCCCTGGTATCAGCCAAGACTGAGACCACCGGCATCAACCGCATCACGGTTGTTGTCGACGCCGACGAGCTCAACATCGAGCAGATCACCAAGCAGCTGAACAAGCTGATCCCGGTGCTCAAGGTCGTGCGACTTGAAGAGGAAACCACCATCGCCCGCGCCATCATGCTGGTGAAGGTGTCCGCGGACAGCACCAACCGTCCGCAGATCGTCGATGCCGCGAACATCTTCCGCGCCCGCGTCGTCGATGTTGCTCCTGACTCCGTGGTCATTGAGGCCACCGGTACACCAGGCAAGCTCCGTGCCCTGCTCGACGTCCTGGAGCCCTTCGGCATCCGCGAACTGATCGAGTCCGGTCAGATCGCCCTCAACCGTGGTCCCAAGACCATGGCTCCGGCAAAGCTTTAAATTCCTTCCCCTCAAACACTCCTCAACGTTGTGCCACAAACGCATGGGATGGACCAACAAGAGTCCATCCTATGAGATGTGGTAGAACAATATGTAGTATTCTGTCTCATGTGGCGGACAAAACCCCACGATAATCACGAAAGGTGAGATTTTCTCTCATGGCTATTGAACTGTTCTACGACGCAGACGCTGATCTTTCCCTCATCCAGGGCCGCAAGGTTGCCATCATCGGCTACGGCTCCCAGGGCCACGCCCACGCACAGAACCTGCGCGATTCCGGCGTCGAGGTTGTCATCGGCCTGCGCGAGGGCTCCAAGTCCGCAGAGAAGGCCAAGGAGGCTGGCTTCGAGGTCAAGACCACCGCTGACGCCGCCGCATGGGCAAACGTCATCATGATCCTGGCACCGGATACCTCCCAGGCATCCATTTTCACCAACGACGTTGAGCCAAACCTCAACGAGGGCGACGCACTGCTCTTCGGTCACGGCCTGAATATCCACTTCGACCTGATCAAGCCAGCTGACAACATCATCGTCGGCATGGTTGCACCAAAGGGCCCAGGCCACCTGGTTCGCCGTCAGTTCGTCGACGGCAAGGGTGTTCCCTGCCTCATCGCCATCGACCAGGACCCAACCGGTGACGCACAGGCACTGGCACTGTCCTACGCCTCCGCCATCGGTGGCGGCCGCGCAGGCGTCATCCCCACCACCTTCGAAGCTGAGACCGTCACCGACCTCTTCGGCGAACAGGCTGTTCTCTGCGGTGGCACCGAAGAACTGGTCAAGACCGGTTTCGAGGTTCTGACCGAGGCCGGCTACGAGCCGGAGATGGCCTACTTCGAGGTTCTCCACGAGCTCAAGCTCATCGTTGACCTGATGTTCGAAGGCGGCATCGCCAACATGAACTACTCCGTCTCCGACACCGCTGAGTTCGGTGGCTACCTCGCCGGCCCACGCGTGATCAACGCTGACACCAAGGAGCGCATGAAGGACATCCTGACCGAAATCCAGGACGGTACCTTCACCAAGCACCTCATCGCCAACGTCGAGAACGGCAACACCGAGCTCGAGGGCCTGCGCGCAGAGTACGCACAGCACCCGATCGAGGAGACCGGCTCCAAGCTGCGCGACCTCATGAGCTGGGTCAAGAACCCACTCACCGAGACCGCATAAACTACCAGCACAAACAGGATTAAGGCACCGCTTTCAGGTGCCGCGATCGCGCTGGAGATCGTATCCCGCATCTCACGACCATCCCGGTCAAGAATGTGGGTATACACCTCCAGCGTCATCGACGCGCTACTGTGCCCCATCACGGCACTAACTTCATGAATCGGCCGACCCGCCGTAATCAACGAAGATGCGAAGAAATGCCGCAGGGAATGCAAATGCACACGTTCCACTCCTGCGAACTTCGCCGCACGCGAGACATACACCGACAACCGAGATGACCTCATAGCTTGTCCCTGGGCCCCACAGAACACCCAATCTGTGGGGCCCTTGTTTATTATCTGCTCCCGGAGGATCTGCTCCAACTGGGCAGCAATCGGAATATCACGCCGGGACGCCCGCGACTTTAGATGGTCGAGTACGGCTTTGTCGAAGATCAGGACTACGCGGTCAAAAATGACCGGGTATAGGATTCTCGCGGCAGGGAACGGGCTGCACTCAACCACATCATCTCTTTGGATATGGCGAAAGAGATCTCCATGATCCAGCGGACCGAGAAAGGCAAGCGGGCCCGGCAGTACTTCCTCGAGTCCGAGCGCCAGGCGAAGAAGCCGGCAGTACTGACCGGCCCCAAGTTGCTGGCTCACGCGGTGTTGGAGGCGAACTCCATGATCGAGGCTCAGGCGAAACAGATTGAGGAATTGGCCCCGGCAGCGAAGTCGTGGGAGAACCTTGCCGCGCCGGGATCCGGGTATCGAGATGGGCAGGAACCGTCTGTTCGATTACCTCGGCGAGATCAAGTGGATCTTCAAGGCAAAGGGTAAGCGCGCCCATTGGGAGGCGTACCAGCCAAAGATCGACGCCGGTCTGCTGTCTCACAAACTGGGTGGCCGGTTCATCAATGAGCAGACAGGGCAGTGGGAGCAGGCGGATCCCACGGTTCGGATCACTGCCAAGAGGCTGCATGAGCTGCATAAGCGCCTCGGGGGTACGGGCCCTGTTCTTCTGGTTGCCTGAACGGTTTTCTCGCGGGGTTCGATTCCCTGCGCAGGCTCTTAGTCATCGGGACCAGAGACCGCCCACCTGGGTGTTGGGTTGGGCTGATGGACACGATATTTCAGAACTCAATAGTGAAGGCTACTTAGCTCACCTGCACCGATCAACGATGTGCGGGTGTTAGAAACCCGGACTTACATGCCGGGTCCGTGGCCCTTCTCCCGGATCGCGTCGGGCGTCAGTTCATGACTGGGGAGGGCACTGGGGTGACAAATGCGGAACTCATTCATGAGATCGTCGCCGCCAAGCTATGCCCTCAGGTGAGCCCTTGCGTCGGCATGGCTGCGCCACCCACACTGAAACTTATCTACTGAAAGGAGTAAGGCATGTTGTCAAAGGATAGAGAAAATCATGCTGATAGCTTGGGAAGAATTTACTAAGATGTTTTGTCGGTAGATGAAACATTGTCCGGAAAGGAGGTAAAAAAGCTGGCGGCCGGAGTAGTTGAAATGGAAATCCTACGAGCTATGAACCCTGAGTGAGGCTCTGGAGGACATTCTGGCCGGCATCTACTGCTTCTAGGGAGGATTTTCCAAACTTCGCGATGTTGATAAGCTTATTGAAAACCATCGCGACTTTCCCAGTCGGAGCATCTTCGCCTACATAATGTTTTGCTACATGGCTTGTTGCTGCGATGAGCCGGTCGATGGCATCTTGAAGGTTAAATTCCTCAAAAAGTTCAAACTGGGAAATGTCATGTCTTACTGAGGCAAAAACCCCAAAGCAGTAGCGTTTTAATTCCTCGGGGAAATCAGGGTCATCGTGAATAACTTTATTGAGCTCATCTACGGCTTCACTCAGTGTGAGCGCTTCTTCTTTTGTTGATGCAGGAAAAGATGACTGCCAGTAAGGAGCCAGAGTCCTAAGGCCAAAA is a window from the Corynebacterium faecale genome containing:
- the ilvN gene encoding acetolactate synthase small subunit, with translation MATTDITRHTLSVLVQDVDGIISRVSGMFTRRAFSLVSLVSAKTETTGINRITVVVDADELNIEQITKQLNKLIPVLKVVRLEEETTIARAIMLVKVSADSTNRPQIVDAANIFRARVVDVAPDSVVIEATGTPGKLRALLDVLEPFGIRELIESGQIALNRGPKTMAPAKL
- a CDS encoding phage antirepressor KilAC domain-containing protein, coding for MPRRDPGIEMGRNRLFDYLGEIKWIFKAKGKRAHWEAYQPKIDAGLLSHKLGGRFINEQTGQWEQADPTVRITAKRLHELHKRLGGTGPVLLVA
- the ilvC gene encoding ketol-acid reductoisomerase encodes the protein MAIELFYDADADLSLIQGRKVAIIGYGSQGHAHAQNLRDSGVEVVIGLREGSKSAEKAKEAGFEVKTTADAAAWANVIMILAPDTSQASIFTNDVEPNLNEGDALLFGHGLNIHFDLIKPADNIIVGMVAPKGPGHLVRRQFVDGKGVPCLIAIDQDPTGDAQALALSYASAIGGGRAGVIPTTFEAETVTDLFGEQAVLCGGTEELVKTGFEVLTEAGYEPEMAYFEVLHELKLIVDLMFEGGIANMNYSVSDTAEFGGYLAGPRVINADTKERMKDILTEIQDGTFTKHLIANVENGNTELEGLRAEYAQHPIEETGSKLRDLMSWVKNPLTETA